Below is a genomic region from Burkholderia pseudomultivorans.
TCGCTCGGCCGGCAGGTGCCGCTCGGCCTGCACGTGCGGACCGTCGCGCCGCCCGACACCTATCTCGACGGCGAGGACGGCGTCGGCGCGCGGTTCGCGCGCGACGTGCAGCGCGCGATCGACGACATGACGCGACACGGCATCCGGCCCGCCGCGCTGATCGTCGACACGATCTTCTCGAGCGACGGCGTATTCGCAGACCCGTGCGGCTTCCTGCAGGACGCGGTCGCGGCGATCCGGCAGGCGGGCGGCATCTTCATCGCGGACGAAGTGCAGGCCGGCTTCGCACGCACCGGCTCGAAGATGTGGGGTTTCGAGCGGCACGGCGTGACGCCGGACCTCGTGACGATGGGCAAGCCGATGGGCAACGGCCATCCGATCGCGGGCCTCGCCGCGCGTCCCGACGTGCTCGCGCGCTTCGGCAGGGAAACGCGCTACTTCAATACGTTCGGCGGCAATCCGGTGTCGTGCGCGGCCGCGTCCGCGACGCTCGACGTGATCGAGAAGGACGGCCTGCAGGCGAATGCGGCGCGGATCGGCGCGTATCTGCGGCAGGGGTTCCGCACGCTCGCGCACAAGCACGCGCTGATCGGCGACGTGCGCGGCGACGGGCTGTTTCTCGGCGTCGAGCTGGTGCGGGACCGCGCGGCCAGAACGGCCGCCGCCGACGAAGCGCAGCGCGTCGTCGACCTGATGCGCGACCACGGCGTGCTGATCAGCTCGACCGGCATTCGCGGCAACGTCCTGAAGATCCGGCCGCTGCTGCCTTTCACGCAGGCGCACGCGGACCTGCTGCTCGGTGCGGCGGACGCGGCGCTCGGCGCGCTGTGAGATGGCGGGACTGAAAGGCCGCGGCTACCGCTGCTTCAGCGAACGCGCATACGCGCGCCCCAGGCGCTTCACGCCGTCGCCGATCGCCGCCTGCGCGACGCCGCCGAAGCCGAGCACGATCGAGCGGTCCTGCAGCGTCGCGTGCGGCGCGACGAAATGCGGGGAGCCAAGGATCAGCCCGTCGGCGCGTGCGACGTCGATCAGCGTGCGCGTGGAAATAGCCGCATCGAAGTGCGCGAACAGGTGCAGCCCGGCGCGCGCATCGGACAGCCGGATCGTGTCGCCGAATTCCGCCTGCAGCGCATCGCGCAGCAGCGCCTGCCGCTCCGCGTATTCGATGCGCATGCGGCGCAGGTGCTGCGCGAAGTGGCCGTCGTCGATGAAGTCGGCGAGCGCCGCGTGGATATGCAGCTGCCCGGGGCGGTAGAGTTTCGCGCAGGCCTTCGCGAACGTGTCGGCCAGATGCGCGGGAACGACGAGATACGCGACGCGCACGCCGGGATACATCGCCTTGCTGAACGTGCCGCCATAGATCACGCGCGCATCGCTGTCGAGCCCTTGCAGCGACGGAAGCGGCGTGCCGTCGTAGCGGAACTCGCTGTCGTAGTCGTCCTCCATCACCCACAGGTTGCGGGCGCGCGCGCTCTGCAGCAGTTCGAGCCGGCGCGCGAGCGGCATCACTGCGCCGGTCGGATACTGATGCGACGGGCTCGTGACGACCAGCCGCGCGTGCGCCGGCGTGTCCGCTTCGTTCAGCGACAGGCCGGCCGCATCGACCGTGCGGGCGACGAGCCGCACGCCGGCCGCCGAAAGGACCGTCGGGAACGCCCAGTGGCAGGGATTCTCGACGATTGCCGCGTCGCCCGGATCGGTGAGCAGCCGCGCGCACAGATCGATCGACTGGTGCGTGCCCGACGTGATGATGACCTGCTCCGGTTCGCACACGACCGAGCGCGAGATCTTCAGATAGCTGGCGACCGCCGCGCGCAGTCGCGCGTAGCCGCCGTCGAGCGCATAGCCGGACAGCGAGAGGTCGCCCTTGCCGATATGCCGCGCAATCAGGCGGCGCCATATGTGGAACGGGAACATCGGCGTGTCGGCGACGCCGGGCACGAACGCGCCGTAGCTTTGCGTGACGCCGCCGGGCAGATGCTCGAGCTGCGCGCCGCGCCGCGACAGCGTCATCGAATGCCGCGCGTGGGCGGTTTCGCCGGGCTCGCTCAGCGGGCGGCTGCTCGTCGCCGCGACGAAGGTTCCGCTGCCGGTGCGTGCGATCAGGTAGTTTTCGGCGATCAGGCGGTCGTACGCGAGCGACACGGTGATTCTCGACACGCCGAGTTCGTCGGCGAGCGCGCGCGACGACGGCAGCTTCTGGCCGGCCACCAGCGTATGGTCGAGCACGCCGCGCCGGACCACGTCGTAGATCTGGTGCTGCAGCGTCGCGCCGCCCGTTCGGGACAATCCATGGGCCAGCAGGTCGGTCAACAGGACGGCGCGCATGAAGTGGCATTATCTTCGAATACGATATGGCTATACAGGCTATAGCCATTGATTGCTATAGTCAATTCGCGGCAGCCGCCGGCGGGCGGTCTGCACGGTATACGAAGCGCGACAGGACCGGCGGTCGCCGAGAACGAAAAGAGGGCGGCCTGCATTGCGTCCGGCGCGCGGGTCTTGCATCGGGTGCGGCATCGCAGGAGACCACCACAATGAAGTCCGATGAAGTGATCGTCAGTTTTCGCGGGGTGCGCAAGACCTACGACGGCGAGACGCTGGTCGTGAAGTCGCTGGATCTGGACATCCGCCGCGGGGAATTCCTGACGCTGCTCGGGCCGTCAGGCTCGGGCAAGACCACCTGCCTGATGATGCTGGCCGGCTTCGAGTTTCCGACCGGCGGCGAGATTCGCCTCGACGGCGAGCTGCTGAACCAGGTGCCGCCGCACAAGCGCAACATCGGCATGGTGTTCCAGAACTACGCGCTGTTTCCGCACCTGACGGTCGAGCAGAACGTCGCGTATCCGCTGACGGTGCGCAAGCTGGGCGCGGCCGAGCGCGCGGAGCGCGTCGCGCATGCGCTGAAGATGGTGCAGATGGAGCGCTTCGCGAAGCGCTATCCGGCGCAGCTGTCGGGCGGCCAGCAGCAGCGCATCGCGCTGGCGCGCGCACTGGTGTTCGAGCCGAAGCTGGTGCTGATGGACGAGCCGCTGGGCGCGCTCGACAAGCAGCTGCGCGAGCACATGCAGTACGAGCTGAAGGCGCTGCACGAGAAGCTTGGCGTGACCTTCGTGTACGTGACGCACGACCAGGGCGAGGCGCTGACGATGTCGGATCGCGTCGCGGTGTTCGACAAGGGCGTCGTGCAGCAGCTCGACACGGTCGACCGCCTGTACGAATCGCCGTGCAACGAATTCGTCGCGAACTTCATCGGCGACAGCAACCGGCTGCGCGGCACGATCGCGCGCGTCGACGGCGAGTTCTGCGAGCTCCGCCTCGGCGACGGCACGACGCTCAAGGGGCGCAACATCGCGAATGCCGCCGCAGGCGCCGCGGCGATCGCATGCATCCGCCCCGAGCGGATGAGTCTTTCCCGGCACCCCGATCACGGCCATGCGAACGGCGCGGCCGACAACCGCGTGGCGGCCGAGGCGCTCGGCCTGATCTATTTCGGCGATCATGTGCGCATGCGCTGCGCGGTGCCGGGGCAGGACGAATGCTTCGTGAAGGTGCCGCTCGGCACCGCCGCGCTCGATGCATTCTTTCCCGGCGCGCCGGTATCGCTTTCGTTTGCGCCCGCGCACCTGCGCGTGTTCGCGTGAGCGCCGCTTTCCGGTTTCCGATTTTCCGCAGCACGTCGTCGACAGGCATCGCCTATTTCCACCGCGAGAGGAGCACTACCATCATGAATCGAACAAGCGTTACCGCGCGTCGCACCGCGCTTGCACTGGCGCTGGCCGTGTTCGGCGCTTCGGCGTCGGCGGCCGAAATTACGGTCGTCAACTTCGGCGGCGCGAACGGCGATGCGCAGAAAGCCGCGTTCAACCAGCCGTTCGAGCAGGCGACCGGCAACAAGGTCACCGCCGTCGAATACAACGGCGAGCAGGCGAAGGTGAAGGCGATGGTCGAGTCGAAGCACGTGAACTGGGACGTGGTCGACGTCGAGTCGGGCGACGTCGGGCGTGGCTGCGACGAAGGCTTGTACGAGAAGCTCGACTGGTCGAAGCTGGCGAAGAAGACCGACCTGATTCCGGAGGCATACCAGACCTGCGGCGCCGGCATTTTCGTGTGGTCGACGGTGCTGTCGTACAACGCGGACAAGCTGAAGACCGCGCCGACGAGCTGGGCCGATTTCTGGGACGTGAAGAAATTCCCCGGCAAGCGCGCGATGCGCAAGGGCGCGCGCTACAACCTCGAGTTCGCGCTGATGGCCGACGGCGTCGCACCGAAGGAGGTCTACAAGGTGCTGAACACGAAGGCCGGTCAGGACCGCGCATTCAAGAAGCTCGATCAGCTGAAGCCGAACATCCAGTGGTGGGAAGCGGGCGCGCAGCCGCCGCAGTTCCTCGTCGCAGGCGACGTCGTGATGTCCACGGCATTCAGCGGTCGCATCGATGCCGCGCGACGGGAAGGCAAGAACCTGCAGATCGTATGGAACGGCAGCATCTACGACCTCGACTACTGGGCGATTCCGAAGGGCTCGCCGAACAAGGCGGTGGCCGAGCAGTTCATCGCGTATACGCTCGCGCCGAAGGCGCAGCAGGCCTATGCGCAGCACATCGCGTACGGCCCGGTGAACCTGGCCGCGGTCAAGTCGCTCGACGCGAAGACGCTGGCGAACCTGCCGAACTCGCCGAGCAACGGCAAGAACGCGGTGCTGCAGGACATCGGTTTCTGGACCGATCACGGCGACGAACTCGAGCAGCGGTTCGCCGCATGGGCGTCGAAGTGAGTCTGTCCGCGTCTTGATGCAACGGCCGCCGGACCGCAATCGCGGTCCGGCCGGAGAGAGACAGTTGAATACGATGACGATCGCTTCTTCCGCGCCGTCGAGCGCCGCGCTCAAGCGCGAGCTGAAGGCCGCCGAGGCCCGCAAGCGCACGATGGCGCTGCTGCTGGTCGCGCCGCTCGCCTTGTTCGTGCTGCTGATCTTCGTCGTGCCGATCGGCACGCTGCTCACGCGCGCGGTGCAGAACCCCGAGATCGCCGCCGCGCTGCCGGACACGGTCGCCGCGCTCGCGCACTGGGACCGCAAGGCGCCGCCGTCCGACGCCGCATACGCCGCACTCGCGGCCGACATGACCAAGGTCGCCGACAGCGACGCGATGGGCGCGCTCGCGCGCCGCCTGAACACCGAGATTCCCGGCTACCGGTCGCTGGTCGCGAAGACGGCGCGCGCGATGCCGCTGAAAAATGACGACGGCGCAGCGCTGACGCCCGCGCAGGCGCGCGACAAGCTGGTCGAACTCGATTCGCGCTGGGGCGATGTCGCTTACTGGCAGGCGATCGCGAAGAACGGCAGCGCGTACTCGCCGTTCTACCTGCTCGCCGCGCTCGACCACAAGCAGGACGGCTTCGGCCACATCGTGCCGGCCGACCCCGACCAGTCGATCTATCTGGCGATCTTCGGCCGCACGCTCGTGATCGGCGTCGCGGTCACGCTGTTCGCGCTGCTGCTCGGCTATCCGCTCGCGTACTGGATCTCGACGCTGTCGGAGCGGCGTGCGAACCTCGTGATGATCCTCGTGCTGATTCCGTTCTGGACCTCGGTGCTGGTGCGCGTGGCCGCATGGATCGTGCTGCTGCAAAGCGAGGGATTGATCAACAAGGCGCTGCTCGGTAGCGGCCTGATCTCGCATCCGCTGACGCTGCTGTTCAACCGCGTCGGCGTCTATATCTCGATGACGCACATCCTGCTGCCGTTCATGATCCTGCCGCTGTACAGCGTGATGAAGTCGATCCCGCCGACCTACCAGCGCGCGGCCGTGTCGCTCGGCAGCCATCCGTTCGCGGCGTTCTGGCGCGTGTACGTGCCGCAGACCTATCCGGGCGTGGGCGCGGGTGCGCTGCTGGTGTTCATCCTCGCGATCGGCTACTACATCACGCCGGCGCTGCTCGGCGGACCGAACGACCAGATGGTCAGCTACTACGTCGCGTACTTCACGAACGTGACGATCAACTGGGGCATGGCGTGCGCGCTGGGCGGGCTGCTGCTCGCGGCGACGCTGGTGCTGTATGC
It encodes:
- a CDS encoding ABC transporter ATP-binding protein, with the translated sequence MKSDEVIVSFRGVRKTYDGETLVVKSLDLDIRRGEFLTLLGPSGSGKTTCLMMLAGFEFPTGGEIRLDGELLNQVPPHKRNIGMVFQNYALFPHLTVEQNVAYPLTVRKLGAAERAERVAHALKMVQMERFAKRYPAQLSGGQQQRIALARALVFEPKLVLMDEPLGALDKQLREHMQYELKALHEKLGVTFVYVTHDQGEALTMSDRVAVFDKGVVQQLDTVDRLYESPCNEFVANFIGDSNRLRGTIARVDGEFCELRLGDGTTLKGRNIANAAAGAAAIACIRPERMSLSRHPDHGHANGAADNRVAAEALGLIYFGDHVRMRCAVPGQDECFVKVPLGTAALDAFFPGAPVSLSFAPAHLRVFA
- a CDS encoding aspartate aminotransferase family protein, whose protein sequence is MRSDPAMLNAFDPAQAERLDEHARALVERRTRVLGPAYRLFYETPLHIVRGEGVWLYDSAGRAYLDAYNNVASVGHCRPEVVEAIARQASTLNSHTRYLHDGILDYAERLLGTLPDALSQAMFTCTGSEANDLALRIAKQYTGGTGVIVTQLAYHGVTAAVSEISPSLGRQVPLGLHVRTVAPPDTYLDGEDGVGARFARDVQRAIDDMTRHGIRPAALIVDTIFSSDGVFADPCGFLQDAVAAIRQAGGIFIADEVQAGFARTGSKMWGFERHGVTPDLVTMGKPMGNGHPIAGLAARPDVLARFGRETRYFNTFGGNPVSCAAASATLDVIEKDGLQANAARIGAYLRQGFRTLAHKHALIGDVRGDGLFLGVELVRDRAARTAAADEAQRVVDLMRDHGVLISSTGIRGNVLKIRPLLPFTQAHADLLLGAADAALGAL
- a CDS encoding ABC transporter permease, translated to MTIASSAPSSAALKRELKAAEARKRTMALLLVAPLALFVLLIFVVPIGTLLTRAVQNPEIAAALPDTVAALAHWDRKAPPSDAAYAALAADMTKVADSDAMGALARRLNTEIPGYRSLVAKTARAMPLKNDDGAALTPAQARDKLVELDSRWGDVAYWQAIAKNGSAYSPFYLLAALDHKQDGFGHIVPADPDQSIYLAIFGRTLVIGVAVTLFALLLGYPLAYWISTLSERRANLVMILVLIPFWTSVLVRVAAWIVLLQSEGLINKALLGSGLISHPLTLLFNRVGVYISMTHILLPFMILPLYSVMKSIPPTYQRAAVSLGSHPFAAFWRVYVPQTYPGVGAGALLVFILAIGYYITPALLGGPNDQMVSYYVAYFTNVTINWGMACALGGLLLAATLVLYAVYGRFTRTNVSLG
- a CDS encoding ABC transporter substrate-binding protein; amino-acid sequence: MNRTSVTARRTALALALAVFGASASAAEITVVNFGGANGDAQKAAFNQPFEQATGNKVTAVEYNGEQAKVKAMVESKHVNWDVVDVESGDVGRGCDEGLYEKLDWSKLAKKTDLIPEAYQTCGAGIFVWSTVLSYNADKLKTAPTSWADFWDVKKFPGKRAMRKGARYNLEFALMADGVAPKEVYKVLNTKAGQDRAFKKLDQLKPNIQWWEAGAQPPQFLVAGDVVMSTAFSGRIDAARREGKNLQIVWNGSIYDLDYWAIPKGSPNKAVAEQFIAYTLAPKAQQAYAQHIAYGPVNLAAVKSLDAKTLANLPNSPSNGKNAVLQDIGFWTDHGDELEQRFAAWASK
- a CDS encoding PLP-dependent aminotransferase family protein → MRAVLLTDLLAHGLSRTGGATLQHQIYDVVRRGVLDHTLVAGQKLPSSRALADELGVSRITVSLAYDRLIAENYLIARTGSGTFVAATSSRPLSEPGETAHARHSMTLSRRGAQLEHLPGGVTQSYGAFVPGVADTPMFPFHIWRRLIARHIGKGDLSLSGYALDGGYARLRAAVASYLKISRSVVCEPEQVIITSGTHQSIDLCARLLTDPGDAAIVENPCHWAFPTVLSAAGVRLVARTVDAAGLSLNEADTPAHARLVVTSPSHQYPTGAVMPLARRLELLQSARARNLWVMEDDYDSEFRYDGTPLPSLQGLDSDARVIYGGTFSKAMYPGVRVAYLVVPAHLADTFAKACAKLYRPGQLHIHAALADFIDDGHFAQHLRRMRIEYAERQALLRDALQAEFGDTIRLSDARAGLHLFAHFDAAISTRTLIDVARADGLILGSPHFVAPHATLQDRSIVLGFGGVAQAAIGDGVKRLGRAYARSLKQR